A single Cyclopterus lumpus isolate fCycLum1 chromosome 15, fCycLum1.pri, whole genome shotgun sequence DNA region contains:
- the fgf8a gene encoding fibroblast growth factor 8, with protein MRPGASRLSYLCLHLFAFCYYAQVTNQSPPNFTQHVSEQSKVTDRVSRRLIRVYQLYSRTSGKHVQVLPNKKINAMADDGDVHAKLIVETDTFGSRVRIKGAETGFYICMNKRGKLIGKNNGHGRDCIFTEIVLENNYTALRNARYESWYMAFTRRGRPRKGSRTRQHQREVHFMKRLPKGQQPAHTSHHRPFDFVHYPFRQRTKRTRYSSER; from the exons ATGCGACCAGGCGCATCCAGACTCAGCTATCT gtgTCTACACTTGTTTGCGTTCTGCTACTACGCTCAG GTAACCAATCAGTCCCCGCCTAATTTCACGCAGCATGTAAGCGAGCAGAGCAAAGTGACGGACCGCGTGAGCCGCAGGTTGATCCGGGTCTACCAGCTGTACAGCCGGACCAGCGGCAAGCATGTGCAGGTCCTGCCCAACAAGAAGATCAACGCCATGGCCGACGACGGAGACGTTCACG CTAAACTCATCGTGGAGACGGACACGTTCGGGAGCCGAGTGCGCATCAAGGGAGCCGAGACGGGCTTCTACATCTGCATGAACAAGAGGGGGAAGCTCATCGGCAAG AATAACGGACACGGCCGCGACTGCATCTTCACGGAGATCGTGCTGGAGAACAACTACACGGCGCTGCGCAACGCCCGCTACGAGAGCTGGTACATGGCCTTCACCCGGCGCGGCCGGCCGCGGAAGGGCTCGCGCACGCGCCAGCACCAGCGCGAGGTCCACTTCATGAAGCGGCTGCCCAAGGGGCAACAGCCCGCACACACGAGCCACCACCGCCCGTTCGACTTCGTCCACTACCCCTTCAGGCAAAGGACTAAGCGCACGCGCTACTCGTCGGAGCGCTGA